A DNA window from Brassica napus cultivar Da-Ae chromosome C1, Da-Ae, whole genome shotgun sequence contains the following coding sequences:
- the LOC106374318 gene encoding phospholipase A1-IIgamma-like isoform X2 — protein MDEEDKNVTRCFSFTRITKKKKKKEEEKVIVSREIAKRWRDLSGQNHWKGLLQPLDQDLRQYIIHYGEMAQAGYDTFNINTESKYAGASIYSRKDFFAKVGLEKAHPYTKYKVTKFLYATSEIHVPEAFLLFPVSREGWSKESNWMGYVAVTDDQGTAVLGRRDIVIAWRGSVQPLEWVSDFDFSLVNAKKIFGEKYNQVQIHQGWHSIYMSEDERSHFNKANARDQVLQELGRLLEKYKDEEVSISICGHSLGAALATLNATDIVANGYNRPKSRPGKSCPVTAFVFASPRVGNSEYKKLFSRRYPSVAGKESTGRSSDLSTLRLR, from the exons ATGGACGAAGAAGACAAGAATGTGACGAGATGTTTCAGCTTCACGAGAattacaaagaagaagaagaagaaagaggaggAGAAAGTAATAGTGTCTAGAGAAATCGCAAAGAGATGGAGAGATTTGAGCGGTCAAAACCATTGGAAAGGGTTGTTACAGCCGTTGGATCAGGATCTCCGGCAATATATTATACATTACGGCGAGATGGCTCAGGCTGGTTATGATACTTTCAACATAAACACCGAATCTAAATACGCCGGTGCTAGCATTTACTCCAGAAAAGACTTCTTCGCCAAG GTTGGTTTAGAGAAAGCGCATCCGTATACAAAGTACAAAGTAACTAAGTTTCTATACGCGACATCAGAGATCCACGTGCCTGAGGCATTCCTATTGTTCCCAGTGTCACGTGAGGGATGGTCGAAGGAATCGAACTGGATGGGTTATGTGGCGGTGACAGATGACCAAGGGACGGCGGTTCTTGGTCGAAGAGATATAGTCATCGCTTGGAGGGGCTCTGTGCAACCACTTGAATGGGTCAGCGACTTCGATTTCAGTTTAGTGAATGCTAAAAAGATATTCGGTGAGAAATATAATCAAGTACAAATTCATCAAGGTTGGCACTCAATCTACATGTCCGAGGACGAACGATCACATTTTAATAAGGCCAATGCTCGTGACCAG gtattgcAAGAGCTTGGGAGATTGTTGGAGAAGTATAAGGACGAAGAGGTTAGTATAAGTATTTGTGGTCATAGTCTTGGAGCTGCGCTCGCAACTCTTAATGCTACGGATATAGTGGCTAATGGTTATAACCGACCAAAGAGCCGTCCTGGGAAATCTTGTCCCGTTACGGCCTTTGTCTTTGCTAGTCCTCGTGTTGGAAATTCTGAATACAAGAAACTCTTCTCCCG